From Electrophorus electricus isolate fEleEle1 chromosome 8, fEleEle1.pri, whole genome shotgun sequence, the proteins below share one genomic window:
- the LOC118241871 gene encoding uncharacterized protein LOC118241871, producing MANSKELVPTNSVWSPGFTEELLPTSKQISLLYHISYLCLAKFPNLERLLRKRAVETQLLFGSSEALLLKCMGTSHTLVSSLFPMLIHAIEKNKPTLAVKYLDKARTWIGELITDVDKMVQSYVQHNGDVATTTSDIITEKANTEAKSEQLSKEVQEMEGAIKTLEEKLAGVRNELEDTKRKIDAKNLELESYVRDMTSKSSGLGIFAAIVPFIGPLVKSIYDAATSPAAAAKIKALENQLNQLISQKTALMNQQWSIEVQQIDLQMKLAKVKIAKGSIPSPVHLNEVQRYLTKIQNILIQIKNFWEKVHSMLGVMQKTTFVNEDLVDEPELKEEFVDSIQKASEIWSMFGCSCGKAAEIFKIQSKDAYAFLEIDPSSLSDAVWQEEYNSVMGQLQEMKVLNQTPAAIQN from the exons ATGGCTAACAGCAAAG AACTTGTGCCAACCAACTCCGTATGGAGTCCAGGATTCACAGAGGAGCTTCTCCCAACTTCTAAGCAGATATCCCTGCTGTACCACATCTCCTACCTGTGTCTGGCTAAGTTTCCAAACTTGGAGAGGCTCCTCAGGAAGCGTGCTGTGGAAACCCAACTTCTCTTTGGATCCTCTGAAGCTCTTCTGCTGAAG TGTATGGGCACCAGTCATACCCTGgtttcatcactgtttccaATGCTGATACAtgctattgaaaaaaacaaaccaacactggCGGTAAAGTACCTGGATAAAGCAAGAACCTGGATTGGTGAACTTATTACAGATGTGGACAAGATGGTGCAAAG CTATGTTCAACACAACGGAGACGTGGCTACAActaccagtgacatcatcactgaaaaggcaaacactgaGGCCAAGTCTGAGCAGCTTTCCAAGGAAGTTCAGGAAATGGAGGGAGCTATAAAGACCCTTGAAGAAAAGCTTGCCGGAGTTAGGAACGAGCTTGAAGACACCAAAAGGAAGATAGATGCCAAAAATCTGGAACTTGAGAGTTATGTAAGGGACATGACAAGCAAAAGCTCAGGCCTCGGGATCTTCGCTGCGATTGTGCCATTCATTGGGCCACTCGTCAAGTCCATTTACGATGCCGCAACATCCCccgctgctgctgcaaaaatCAAAGCTCTTGAAAACCAGCTGAATCAGCTCATCTCTCAAAAGACGGCTCTGATGAACCAACAGTGGAGCATTGAGGTCCAGCAGATTGACTTACAGATGAAACTGGCCAAAGTAAAAATCGCCAAGG gCTCTATACCCAGCCCTGTCCACCTGAACGAGGTCCAGCGATATCTGACTaaaatccagaacattctgattcAGATCAAAAACTTCTGGGAAAAGGTGCACAGTATGTTGGGTGTCATGCAGAAAACCACGTTTGTTAATGAAGATCTTGTTGATGAACCTGAACTTAAAGAAGAATTTGTGGATTCAATCCAAAAGGCTTCAGAG ATTTGGTCAATGTTTGGTTGTTCCTGTGGtaaagctgctgaaatattcaaaatacaatCCAAGGATGCCTATGCGTTCCTGGAGATTGATCCATCGTCTCTCTCTGACGCCGTGTGGCAGGAAGAGTATAACAGTGTTATGGGACAGCTACAGGAAATGAAAGTCTTGAACCAGACTCCAGCAGCCATCCAAAACTAA
- the LOC118241842 gene encoding uncharacterized protein LOC118241842, with the protein MECMGTSHTLVSSLFPMLIHAIEKNKPTLAVKYLEKARTWIDELIADADKMVQSYVQHNGDVATTTSDIITEKANTEATSEKLSQEVQEMEGAIKTLEEKLVGVRNELEDTKRKIDTKNRELESYVRDVTSKSSRLGIFAAIVPFIGPIVKSIYDATTSPAAAAKIKALENQLNQLTSQKTALMNQQWSIEVQQIDLQMKLAKVKIDKGSIPSPVHLNEVQRYLTKIQNILIQIKNFWEKVHSMLGVMQKKTFVNEDLVDEPELKEEFVDSIQKASEIWSNFGGSCVKAAKIFKIQSKDAYAFLEIDPSSLSDAVRQEEYNSVMGQLQEMKVLNQTPAAIQN; encoded by the exons ATGGAA TGTATGGGCACCAGTCATACCCTGgtttcatcactgtttccaATGCTGATACAtgctattgaaaaaaacaaaccaacactggCGGTAAAGTACCTGGAAAAAGCAAGAACCTGGATTGATGAACTTATTGCAGATGCGGACAAGATGGTGCAAAG CTATGTTCAGCACAACGGAGACGTGGCTACAActaccagtgacatcatcactgaaaaggcaaacactgaGGCCACGTCTGAGAAGCTTTCCCAGGAAGTTCAGGAAATGGAGGGAGCTATAAAGACCCTTGAAGAAAAGCTTGTCGGAGTTAGGAACGAGCTTGAAGACACCAAAAGGAAGATAGATACCAAAAACCGGGAACTTGAGAGTTATGTAAGGGACGTGACAAGCAAAAGCTCAAGGCTCGGAATCTTCGCTGCGATTGTGCCGTTCATTGGGCCAATCGTCAAGTCCATTTACGATGCCACAACATCCCccgctgctgctgcaaaaatCAAAGCTCTTGAAAACCAGCTGAATCAGCTCACCTCTCAAAAGACGGCTCTGATGAACCAACAGTGGAGCATTGAGGTCCAGCAGATTGACTTACAGATGAAACTGGCCAAAGTAAAAATCGACAAGG gCTCTATACCCAGCCCTGTCCACCTGAACGAGGTCCAGCGATATCTGACTaaaatccagaacattctgattcAGATCAAAAACTTCTGGGAAAAGGTGCACAGTATGTTGGGTGTCATGCAGAAAAAGACGTTTGTTAATGAAGATCTTGTTGATGAACCTGAACTTAAAGAAGAATTTGTGGATTCAATCCAAAAGGCTTCAGAG ATTTGGTCAAATTTTGGTGGTTCCTGTGTTAAAGCtgctaaaatattcaaaatacagtCCAAGGATGCCTATGCGTTCCTGGAGATTGATCCATCGTCTCTCTCAGACGCCGTGCGGCAGGAAGAGTATAACAGTGTGATGGGACAGCTACAGGAAATGAAAGTCTTGAACCAGACTCCAGCAGCCATCCAAAACTAA